One Flavobacterium cerinum genomic window, ATGCTAATAAATGCCCGGTGGTTGAAAAACAACCTCCATTAATCAAAACACTAATATGTCCTTTGTAAAAATTCGGTTTATTTTGTTGTTTTTTAAACCACCAAAAATCAGTGGCACTATTCGTTGTTGTGAAACAGTTTAGTCCGTTTCTTTTCTTAGTTTCTGCTAAATTTATTTCTTCAATGCTTTCGGGATATTGCGCATAATGCTTCCAGCTTTTCACACTATTATACTTTGCGCCAACATAATCAAAATAGTCATAGGGCCTATCGATCAAATAAGAAAACAAATAATTGGAAATTTCCGCAGCTCCACCACCGTTATCGCGTAAATCAATAATTAAATTTTTAGTTTTCAGGCTGTCAAGCTTTGCGAAAAAAATATCCAATTGATTTTGCGCAATCTTTCTATCGGCTTCATTATAACCATTTACAAAGGAATGAAACTTGAGAACCGCAATTTTATCTTTTCTGATTTCAGTTGTTAAAGGTTGAATGTTATCGGCGGTGCTTTTTGTGAAGCTGTCCAAAGTAATTCCTTTTAATGCAACTTTTTGCTTTTGGTTATTTTTGTCAATAAATTCAACTTCAAATTTTTCACCTGGGTTGTGAATAAAATAATAAAAAGGAAAATTCTTAAATTTCGTATTTAATCCTGTTTCATTGCTACCTTCAAGATGAATAATTTGTTTAACCTCTTTTACTATCGCATCAATATTTTCTACATTTATTTTAAGAATCTGTAAACCGGAATAAATGTTGTTTTCCTTTATTGAATTATCAAAATAATACTTGTTTTTTATCTGATAAATGCTGAATGGAAAAACGGGTTTTTCTTTTAACAATGTCGTAATTTGCCCTCTGTCAACAGTTGTATGCCCGTCTTTGATTTTTGCCATTAGTGTGGCTGTAAGTTTGTAATACTCCACAACGGAAAGATCCCCTTTTATCGAATTTTTCAAATCAAGATAGGTTTTGTCAAATTCTTTTTTCGAACAAAACATAAACTGTCCCGGATGAATCGTATTGGTCAGGTTGTATAGCTGCGTAAATTCTGAAGAAATACTATCTTTTTTTAACGTTTTATCGAACAATGATTGATGCTGTCCAAAACTGAAATTAATCACAAAGCATAAAAACGGGAATATTATTTTCAAATTCATTATTGCGTTATTATTCAGACTTATTATTTATTGAATGACACGTAAAATCAAATATATACATTGCATTACTATGATACAAATAATTAGTACACTAGTCCTGTCTTTTGTTTGAGATAAAATATGGCAATCCCTTTTTTTAAAACTGACATTGAAAGAATACCCGTTATTTAGTATTAAGAGTGAGATCAAATCCCATTAACCGATTCCTTTTCGAGCGCTATTTTTTTATGTTTTGCCCCCCATTGACTTAATTGGTCCCAGATAGGCACTAATTCCACGGCGATGGCTGTCAACTCATAGTCTACTCTTGGAGGAACTTCAGCATAAACGGTTCGCTTTACCAATCCTTCCTTTTCCAACTCCCGAAGCTGTAGCGTAAGCATACGCTCTGTAATTCCATTAATCTGATTCCGTAATTCACCGAATCGCAATTTTCCTTTTTCAAGTTGACAAAGAATTAATAGTTTCCACCTACCGCCTATTTTGCATACCGCATACGTCAGATTACAGTTTTCTACTATATAAGTCTCGTTCAACATATTAGTTGAATTCTCTTTTCTTTTTCCCATTACTTACAAATTTGTTAGTACCATACATTTAGATGTGTAGCACACGAAAGTAGTAATTACCCGATACATTTGCCGTATATCTTAACATAAATTAATATGACATTGTCAGAACAAGTAAATAACGTATTGGCCTATATTCAGGATATAGAAGTGCCTGCAAATCGTACTCCCTGGGAAACCGGAAGAGCGTTTTATGAAAAATTTATTCCGCTCGCAGGAGAAAAGGAAACCGTTTTTCAAATTGAAGAACAAACTGTATTAAAAGACAACCATCCAATCCGGTTACGGATTTATCGTCCGAATGCTACTGAAAAACTACCCGTTATTATTTATTTTCACGGAGGTTGGTTTAACGCCGGAAGTTTAGAAACGCACGATACGCCATTACGCCAACTAACCAATCGTTTACAGGCGATTATCATTGCTGTAGAGTACCGATTGGCTCCGGAATATCCGTTCCCGTACGGATTAAATGATTGTGAATTTGCAGTGCAGTGGATTATCGATAATGCTGTATCACTTCGTATCAATGCCGACAAGATTTCGATTGCCGGTGATAGTGCGGGCGGCGCTTTAGCAGCAACGGTCACAAGAAAATTCCGTCAGAATAGTATCGCTCAGCTCCTTATTTATCCGGTTACCGATAATTCGCTGAAAACAGCATCCTGGAATGAATTTCAAAATGGTCCGCTATTAGATTTAAAAGGCGGTATTCAGGCCTGGGATTGGTACTTACCCAATAGAGCAGATCAAAATAATCCCGATGCAATTCCTTTATTAGCCAATGATTTTGAGGGATTACCTCCCACATTTATAGCCGTTGCAGAATACGATCCTTTACGGGATGAAGCGGTTCAATATGCCGAAAAGTTAAAAGCAAACGGAGTACAGGTAACACTAAGCTTGTATAAAGGGACTACGCACGGGTTCTTCCAAATGGGCGGTTATATTGATGATACAGAAGTACTATTACAGGATATGGCTGATTTTTTTAAAACCTACACTAATACAAAATGAAAAAATACGCATATATAGGTTGTTTAGGATTTATAGCCGTTATCACAACCGAATTCGGTGTAATCGGTATTTTACCGCAAATTGCAACTCATTACAACATTTCTATTGATAAAGCCGGCCTATTACTCAGTGCCTTTGCGTTAGTAATCGCATTAACCGGTCCGTTTATGACTTTACTGGTTTCCGGTATTGACCGTAAAAAGATCATGCTAGCCGCTATTTTTATTTTTCTGCTAACGGGTGTTATTTCCTCCTTTTCCCCTCCTTTTTGGTTACTGATGCTGGTCCGTATATTACCGGCGTTTTTGCAGCCTGTTTATATTTCCACTGCTTTATCAGTAGCGGTAGCCAATGGTAACAAGAAGAACGAAAACGAACTAATGAGTATTGTTTTCAGTGGTGTAGCAATTGCGATGGTGTCGACCGTTCCGTTTGCGACCTGGTTAGCCAGTCGGTTTTCATGGGAATATTCATTTATAATCCAATCTCTGGTAACTATTATAGCGCTTTTAGCCATTTATTTCGTCCTTCCTGATATGCCGGTAGCTGCGAAAAAATCATACGGAAGTCAGTTGAAAATTTTAAAACAGCCAACATTTATTGTCAGTACGGCAATGAACTTTTTTATGATTGCCGGGTGGTTTTCTACCTACAGTTATTTTGCTGAATACCTGAACAAAGCTAAAGGTCTGGATAGTATGATGGTTAGTTATATGTTGTTTCTGTTCGGTATAATTGGCGTCATCGCAAATCGTATTTCAGGGAAGATGCTCAATAAAAATATAGCCAATACCACAGCCTTGTTTTTATCCGGTACTATTCTGATTCCGTTATTGTTGCATTTTTCAGGTACGAACACCATCGCTATAATTTTCGTTATTGCACTTTGGGGTTTTCTCTATTCTCCTAGTTTTCTGAATGCTTCCACTTATATGATTTCATCAGCACCTAAGTCTTTGGAATTTGCCAATAGTCTTGCCACTTCATTCGGAAATCTGGGTATTACCTTAGGCACGACTGTCGGAGGATGGATTATTGCTACAAATGGAGTAGAATACACGCCCTGGCTTACCCTATTATTTGGGGTATTAGCATTTGCAATGATCGTATTGCGGAAATATTTAGAAAAAGGAAGTATATCGGTACAAAAAGATTAACTCCCTCTTTATTTGCAACTTTATAAAAAACCTGATACTACTACTATCAGGTTTTTTCTTGTAGTTTTTGTAGACATGGAATTACTCCCGAATAGACAAAATAAACCCACACTATTCATGCTGAACTATTGTCTCAAATCGTTATTCCCATTCGTAATTTTTATTCGCTGTATTTGGTTTTCTTGCCGTATTTCAACCTTATCTAGTCCGTTTTGATCCAGCGCATTAAAAATGGAAAAGAAATTTTCAATGTCAGAAGGCGATTCTTTTTCGAGGACAAACTCAATTCCGTTGAGCATAGCTCCGGTTTCATGCTCTTCGCCACTTGCTAAGTCTTCACTTATAAAGTTAAAAGTCAGAATATTAATTCCTACTATATTTTTATTCAGGTTTTTGGCTAAGTCGGAATTACCGTTTTCTTTCCAAATTAAAGGCAAATCATCTCCCATTCCATACCAATCTAATTTATCTTTCAGATTAAACGTGTCTATTGTTAAACTAAATTCGTCTAATTGAAAAGCTGTAAATTCGTATCTCTTTCCATCAATTTCAAGAACTATCGGACCATCGTTAAACCATTCATTCTGTTTTGTATTCCACATCACCCAGAATTTTTCAATTCTTTTTCCAATAAGTTCAAATAGTGTTGCATTAAACGCATTCTTAAAATCAGCAGCAGAAGTATGAAAATTCGGTTTATAATTTGGAATGCCAAGCATAGGATTATATAAATGGTTACAACGGGTTTAGGAATGCCAAAACTAAATAAAATTGTTTAAAATAAGTCTGTCATGAATGGTTTTCATAACGAGATCACATTTTATGCAAAAAGCTTGTAACAAAATATTTTAAACTTTATTAGCCTCTAAATTAGGTAAAAACACGTATTGCTTTGTTATTTATAAATTGCTTCTTTTCAGATTAAAACAGAATTGATATTTTGTTAGGTAATATAAGCCTTTTACTAAAGAGAATTAACAACGTAATTTCCGAAATACGACTTATATAACTTTAAACGAAACAAACAAGTGATCGGTTTCGTAAAAGATTGATAATCATTTTTAACCAAACATAATGAAAGAACAATCTCTCGAAAAATTTAAAGAACAACTTTCACAAATTCTATCAAGTGAAAATGCTTTAATAACTAAAGATGTATCTGATACCATTGCGGCAAATTTTTTTCAAATCGAAGTATCTTATGAGATCGATTATGAAATTGAAGATCTACCAAATAATCGAACACAATACATCACTTTTGATGATAATTATAAGGGAAAAACAGTAAAAGTCCAGAATTTATTTTTGAATTATAGGAATCTATTTAAAGAATTACCCGATATAGTACTTACGACAACAGGATTAGTTGAATTTCCTGATCTAGCATTTCTTGGCGCAATTGTATTATGGAACAAATTATGGGCACATGTAAAAGTCGATTTTGATGAAAAACAAGCTATTGCTTTACGTATAATGTGGAAAAATGCTAAGATTGATGATTGCAAGATATTAGATGATCAAGCTTATGGCTACTATAACAATTATATGGTTGGATTGAATAGAAATACAATAACCAAAAATGAATTTGATCAAATAACAGAAAGTTTAAAAAATTTAAAATGCATCCGAAAAACGGGCAATGAAAATGAGATGTGGGAATTAATTGAACGTATAAAAATCTGATAAAACGACTACAAATTTCACATTTTAAGCCAATATTATTTTCAGAAGGCAGTTTGATACAATAGATAATTTATCAACTTTATGTTACTCTCTCTAAAAATGATTCTATCTTTAATCAAAATTATCCCCAAAGGTTCTAACACAATAGATCCAAACAGCAACCAAACATGATTAAAATAAATCTAAACGCACTTGAAGGCGAACTTGATATCGAAATCAAAAAAAATGATGATCACTATAACCTGATCGTGATCTTGTCGAAATCGGACTACTTTCAGGAAAACGGCAAGGCCTGGCATAAAAAAGTTGAAGACAATCAAACGATATTCAAAATTGCGGACCTGATTAAAGCGTGTTATACTACTCCATCCATCCCCAAAGGCATAACAATAAATGACGGTATCAGTAGAAAAATCAGTCTGGAAGATTCCGTTTCTATCCATCTCGTTCTCCAAAATAGCTATTATACAAATACAAATGAATCGGAGTTAATAAAAAGTATCTTTGAATATGTTTGCGAACAGCTTCAAGATCCGGTTCTGGAAAACTATGTACAGGTATTTGATCATTATAAATAATGCAACTGCGATTAAAATCGATTGCTGTTTTAAATCTTTCCGATTTTCAGGTAGCTTGTTTCACTACAAATATTTTGTAAATTGATGCGTTTTTAAACCTCAAACGTTAGAAACAAAAGCAATTTTATCAATATCGGAAATATGGATTCAAATATAGGTTTCAGATTATCGGCAGAAGCAAATACGTACAATTCGGCATTACGGATTATAAAATCCAAAGGCTACAAAATATTTTTATATCCGGACCAAAGTGATGACCTTTACGGTACGTATTGGGCGATAAAAGAAAACCGGGATTTTATTGCTGAAGATCCGCTAAGATTATTGGGAATCATTACAATTTGGGAAACAAATGGGGATAACTGGAGCGGACCAAATCATGAAAATATACGGGATAAAATCGCAAGTAACGCTTTTCCGGATAGTGTTGCGGATATTGAAAAACTGAGCGAAGAAGACTTTGAAGTACTGGTTAAGGACTATACTATTTTTTTAAATCGAATTTTCCCGAAACAAGTACTACCTGTCAACCCAACAAGACAAACGTTTTTTGATGTAATCAGTAACTTCTACAAATGGGATTTGGAACAATTTTACGAATGGGAAGAATAACAACTTCACGAAGCTTCAAAACGTAAACTACAATTTTATGGAAACAACATTTGAAATAAACGATCAAAACCTTTTGCACTTTTTGGCTGCAACAAAAACGAACAATTCTTGTGGTGGCCATACCGATTTTTTGGAATGGAATAACGAAACGGAAGAATTGAAAACGAACCTGACTAAAATCGGACAAATTGCAATTCAGCCCAACGAAAAGCAATGGGATTCGCAGTATTGGGGACAAGAGGCTAAAATTCAGTTAGACCGCTACCCGTATTACGGTTGTGAAATTTTCCAATGTCAGAAATGCAACACTTTTTTCTTTTATTATTTAGAATCAGGCGGACATGGTGCGCAAAAAAGATATCGGGTTATCCGAAAAGAGTTAATCGACATTGAATCAATTACACCTTCTTATCCCATTATAATTGACTATAAAAATTTAGATTATACAATCTTTAAAAACCCCGATTTAACCTATGCTGTTTCAATTAGCAAAAATATCGGAATCGGTTTAGACGTTTACTACCAACTCTCAAAAGAAGAGCAGGAAGGTTATCTGCGGGACGGTATAAATAGTCTGAGTAACAGAATAAAAGATATGGATTTGAATTACAGCAACTATAAAGTTACATCATGGCGGTAAAATTATAGTAAAAGGTTATGTTTAAAGCCATTTATTTATTGGTACGAAACAAATCCATTCCGTTTCTGTTTAAAACAACCGTTTTCCTTTTTTATCGATAAAAAACCAGATTCCGTTTTGTTTTACCAGGGCAGCTCCGTCTTTAAAGGCATCCACACTTTGGTACTCTCCCGGGAACAGTACGTTTTCCTTAGAATCGATAAAATATCCTTTTCCGTCTTTCATCACTGCAAAATTTCCTTCTCCGGAATACATCTCATCATATATAAACGGAATAACCGTTTCTCCTTTTTTGTTGATACAACCAAATTTACCTGACACTCTGGCTATTGCTAAACCGTCATAAAAGCCATATGAATTTGTGTATTTCATCGGGATAACCAGCTTTCCTGCTGTATTAATATAGCCATACAGGTCATTGATGTTTACTTCTGCCATTCCATCTTTAAAATGAAGATGTCCGTCATAGAGCAACGGCACCACTACTTTGCCTTTTTTGTTTATCAAACCACTTTTTCCATCACGTTTCACACAGGCCAGACCGTTATAAAAATAAGATGCGCTTTGGTATTGAGGCGGAATAACAATTTTTCCCTGCATATCCATATACCCTTCTTCCGATTTTCCGCGTAGTCTTATGGAAGCCAGTCCTTCGTAAAAAGAACCCAGTCCATCTACATCTAATTGGACCCGTTTTCTGTTATTCAGGGTATCAATAATGTACCATTGCCCCTTCTCTTTAACGGTAGTTTTATCTCCATAAAAGTAATTGGAACTTTCATAAATAAGAGGAATAACTTCGTTCCCTTTTTTATCGATATAGCCCCATTTTCCATTCAATTTCACTATGGCCCTGTTACTGTCTTCAAAACCACCGATAAAATCGTATTTCAGCGGCACTACTTCGCGACCTATTGTATCAACAATCCCGTGTTTTCTATCCAGTTCGACGACAGCCAGACCCTTATGAAAACTGTAAACAAAGTTGTATTTACAAGGGACAACATTGCGTCCTTTTTTGTCGATAAATCCGTATTTCCTATTAATTCCCACTGTAGCAAATCCGTTTTGATACGGATAGAATCCGGAATAATCCGCCAGAGGATCATCCTTTTTAACGACCTGGGAATTACCCTGTCCACAGCTAAAAAACAGCATTACGGAGCACAATGTTATTATCTTCTTTAGAATAGTCATATTTATTCGTTAGCTGCTGCCATTATTTTATTGATTTCAAAATCCACTCTTTCGATAATCCACTCTTTTTCGGTAAGCTGTAAATCATTTAAAAGATTATTGTTGTTTTCATTAAAATCAACCAGTACATCTTCTAAAAATTCGTTTTTAATTTCTGAAATCCGAAGCGCATCACTCCTATCCAACTTCCCTATTTTAGAAATGGCACTATCCAGTCGGTTTTGCGTAACATAGTTTCTTAGTTCTTCCACAATAAAAGACAAATCTTCTGTTTTTGAAGACACATCCGGAACAAACGACCATTTTTCAGCTTCGTGGAATTTATCTTCCTCGTCAAATTCGGCGTTTTTAAGTTTTACGATCGGTCGCGACAAAAGCGTGCTCTGATCTATTTGATTAAACGGTTTGATCACCACACCTTCAATTAAATTATCTTTTAATTCCGGAAGATTAAATTCTTTTGGAATCATGGAATTCATTCGGATATTAAAATTCATGGCTTCGGCAAATTTTCCGACCAATAACGGTTTGGCATAAAAGATCCCAAACTGATTAAAATAGGCCACGGCACTTTCATAATCCAGATAATATTTAGAATCCGAACCCTTTTCAATCGCAATATCAAAGGCGCAGAATTCAATTGCCGGTGTATAATACACTCCGGTTTGAATCGCGTGTAAATCGGCTATAGGTGCAACCTCCGGATGCGGATATTGTCCACCGAACAATTCGCCGTAAACGATATATTTTTCTCCGGGGATTTCATTGCTTAACTTTTCAAAAAGGCGAAGCATATTATCTTCTAATTTGTTTACCACTAATTGGAAACCAAAAAAATCATCGGTCCACTTCAGATAGTCTTTCCTTTTCGCAAATTTTAAAGTACCGTTTTGATAAACAAAACTAAAGTTAGCCCCGTGTACTTTCTCCGTAACGACCCATTTTAATTTTTCCATTTCAGAAAAATCTTTTTCACTTAGCCCCAGCTTTTTTAAACTGTTAGGCATCTTTTCATATCCTGAAAATTCACTCATTGTTTTTCATTTTTGCTAATGTATTGCAAATTAGTAAGGTTACAACACGTTATTGCTAATAACTACAAATGTATTGGAAATATTTGAAAGAAAAAACTTATTATTTCAATCGTGTTATTTTGTTTGTCATTAAAGCTTTTAATGCTATACTTCAAAATTTAAAAAGCTGAAAATTAGGTATAAATACGTATTGTGTTGTTAGGGGTAAATTGTTTTCTTTCAGGTTTAAGAAATAGGATTTTAGTGTTTTTTATATAGCAAGTAGACAAAACAGTTACATATTAACTTCATATCTAATAGAAATGGGATTATTTGATAATAAAGAATTAATAAACAAAACTAAGTCATTAGAGAAATCATATGAAAAGTTAGTAAATAATCAAAATTTACTAAACAATAGAATTTCTCAACTTAAAAGTGACTTAGAAGAATCAAACAAAAGAAGTCCAGAATATGAAAAAGTTGCTAAAGAAGCATCAAAAAAAACTTCAGAGTATAGAAATCGGGCTAATGAAACTTTAGAAACAGTTAAAACCACATTACAAGATACAAAAGCATTACATAGCGAAATTGAAAAAATAAGATCTGATATAGAATCAAAATCAAATTCAATTCAGACTACATTCAATAAATTTAACGAAGATAATAACGAAGTAATTTCATATATATATGAATTAAAAGAAAAAATAGATTCCATAGACTCTACGATTAATTTATTCGAAGAAACAATTAGAAACCATCCTGACTTTGAAACAGAAATCATTGAACTTGAAACATCTGTAAATAAAATAAAAGAAAATGAAAGTAAGTCATTACAATTAATAAGAATAATCAATAATAGAAAAATTGAGCTAGACACACTGTATAATGAAATTTTAGGTTACGAGGATAAAGATGAATATGGAGATATTTATCAAGTTAATGGCTTAAAAAAAGAGTTAGAAGATTCTTTAGACGGACTAGAAGAACGTACAAATTCATTTAAGAAACAATTTACCGAGTTAGAAACATCCACTATTAAAAACACATCAAATCTCCTAAAGGTAAATAGTGAAAAAATAGCTCAACAAATTAAGGATTGGGAAGAAAAGTATTTTAATCTTAATAAAAAAATAGAAAGTTTACTACCTAATGCAGTTACCGCAGGATTATCTCATGCTTTTTCAAAGAAAAAAGAAGATGAAGTAATATCATATGGAAAGCATAAAGAACAATTTGGGTATGGCATTACAGGGATGATTTCTGTGTCCATTATTCCATTTATAATTAGCTTAGTTACTTTATTTAGTGAAGATAGTTTAGACGTTATAATTAATCGTGCTCCAAAATTAGTAATTGCAATTCTTCCCCTATACATCCCTGTACTTTGGTTATCAATATCTTCTAGCAAAAAAATGAATTTATCAAAAAGATTAATTGAAGAATATGCACATAAAGAAGTATTAAGTAAAACATTTGAAGGTTTATCAGGACAAATACATAATCTTGAAGAAGATAATATATCTAAAGAACTAAAATTAAAATTACTTCAAGATTTCTTACAAATGTATTCAGAAAACCCTGGAAAACTTATTTCAGATTATAATAAATCTGATCATCCTATAATGGAATTATTAGAAAATTCAAATAAGTTAGATAAAACAATTGTAAAAGTTCAAAAAATCCCTGGATTGAATAAATTAGCTGAAATCATAGAGAAAAAAACTGAAAAAAAATTAGAACAGGTTAGTAATGCTATTGAAAGAACTTTAGATAAAAAAATAGGAGTAACCGAAACAGAGGATAATAATGATGAAGAATATAAGACTAAAGAATTAGTATAAAAATTATAGTTAAAAGTAGTTTCTCAAAAACTAACTTTATATTTTTTGGAAAATCCATTTGATTTTTCAAATTACCACTACTAGACCTATGCAATGCTATCAGTAATAGTCAAAAATTATCTATTAAAATTCAAATAATATGGAAACTAAAATTTCATATCACTCTCCAAATGTTTTTATTTCCTATTCATGGGATAACGAGGAACATAAAGCATGGGTTCTTGACTTATCAGAAGTTCTTTTCAATAACGGAATTAATGTGATTTTAGATCAATATGAACTTAACGCAGGTTCAAATATGCATTTTTTTATGGAAACCTCGGTATCAAAATCGGATAAAGTCATAATAATATTTACGCCAAAATATAAAGAGAAGGCTGAACAAAGAATAAATGG contains:
- a CDS encoding WG repeat-containing protein; the protein is MTILKKIITLCSVMLFFSCGQGNSQVVKKDDPLADYSGFYPYQNGFATVGINRKYGFIDKKGRNVVPCKYNFVYSFHKGLAVVELDRKHGIVDTIGREVVPLKYDFIGGFEDSNRAIVKLNGKWGYIDKKGNEVIPLIYESSNYFYGDKTTVKEKGQWYIIDTLNNRKRVQLDVDGLGSFYEGLASIRLRGKSEEGYMDMQGKIVIPPQYQSASYFYNGLACVKRDGKSGLINKKGKVVVPLLYDGHLHFKDGMAEVNINDLYGYINTAGKLVIPMKYTNSYGFYDGLAIARVSGKFGCINKKGETVIPFIYDEMYSGEGNFAVMKDGKGYFIDSKENVLFPGEYQSVDAFKDGAALVKQNGIWFFIDKKGKRLF
- a CDS encoding RNA ligase family protein — translated: MSEFSGYEKMPNSLKKLGLSEKDFSEMEKLKWVVTEKVHGANFSFVYQNGTLKFAKRKDYLKWTDDFFGFQLVVNKLEDNMLRLFEKLSNEIPGEKYIVYGELFGGQYPHPEVAPIADLHAIQTGVYYTPAIEFCAFDIAIEKGSDSKYYLDYESAVAYFNQFGIFYAKPLLVGKFAEAMNFNIRMNSMIPKEFNLPELKDNLIEGVVIKPFNQIDQSTLLSRPIVKLKNAEFDEEDKFHEAEKWSFVPDVSSKTEDLSFIVEELRNYVTQNRLDSAISKIGKLDRSDALRISEIKNEFLEDVLVDFNENNNNLLNDLQLTEKEWIIERVDFEINKIMAAANE
- a CDS encoding winged helix-turn-helix transcriptional regulator, with the translated sequence MGKRKENSTNMLNETYIVENCNLTYAVCKIGGRWKLLILCQLEKGKLRFGELRNQINGITERMLTLQLRELEKEGLVKRTVYAEVPPRVDYELTAIAVELVPIWDQLSQWGAKHKKIALEKESVNGI
- a CDS encoding alpha/beta hydrolase — encoded protein: MTLSEQVNNVLAYIQDIEVPANRTPWETGRAFYEKFIPLAGEKETVFQIEEQTVLKDNHPIRLRIYRPNATEKLPVIIYFHGGWFNAGSLETHDTPLRQLTNRLQAIIIAVEYRLAPEYPFPYGLNDCEFAVQWIIDNAVSLRINADKISIAGDSAGGALAATVTRKFRQNSIAQLLIYPVTDNSLKTASWNEFQNGPLLDLKGGIQAWDWYLPNRADQNNPDAIPLLANDFEGLPPTFIAVAEYDPLRDEAVQYAEKLKANGVQVTLSLYKGTTHGFFQMGGYIDDTEVLLQDMADFFKTYTNTK
- a CDS encoding S41 family peptidase, giving the protein MNLKIIFPFLCFVINFSFGQHQSLFDKTLKKDSISSEFTQLYNLTNTIHPGQFMFCSKKEFDKTYLDLKNSIKGDLSVVEYYKLTATLMAKIKDGHTTVDRGQITTLLKEKPVFPFSIYQIKNKYYFDNSIKENNIYSGLQILKINVENIDAIVKEVKQIIHLEGSNETGLNTKFKNFPFYYFIHNPGEKFEVEFIDKNNQKQKVALKGITLDSFTKSTADNIQPLTTEIRKDKIAVLKFHSFVNGYNEADRKIAQNQLDIFFAKLDSLKTKNLIIDLRDNGGGAAEISNYLFSYLIDRPYDYFDYVGAKYNSVKSWKHYAQYPESIEEINLAETKKRNGLNCFTTTNSATDFWWFKKQQNKPNFYKGHISVLINGGCFSTTGHLLALMREYKIGKFYGEYSQGSNYSNAGGQAFVLPYSKTLVWIPILQYKMKTPNFKNDPKGIKPDVEVPLLADDLKTGFDRQMDFVVKTLSRVE
- a CDS encoding MFS transporter, with amino-acid sequence MKKYAYIGCLGFIAVITTEFGVIGILPQIATHYNISIDKAGLLLSAFALVIALTGPFMTLLVSGIDRKKIMLAAIFIFLLTGVISSFSPPFWLLMLVRILPAFLQPVYISTALSVAVANGNKKNENELMSIVFSGVAIAMVSTVPFATWLASRFSWEYSFIIQSLVTIIALLAIYFVLPDMPVAAKKSYGSQLKILKQPTFIVSTAMNFFMIAGWFSTYSYFAEYLNKAKGLDSMMVSYMLFLFGIIGVIANRISGKMLNKNIANTTALFLSGTILIPLLLHFSGTNTIAIIFVIALWGFLYSPSFLNASTYMISSAPKSLEFANSLATSFGNLGITLGTTVGGWIIATNGVEYTPWLTLLFGVLAFAMIVLRKYLEKGSISVQKD